A genome region from Schlesneria paludicola DSM 18645 includes the following:
- a CDS encoding Gfo/Idh/MocA family protein yields MPEFTVAVLTNQGGAHLDGYFTGLAQTEQATRVVVADPSGASESLAKKLLGSKLHRFERDFQKCLAEHKPGLAVVTLEAVQGPPAIQAALDANCHVLAEKPACVTAADFEPLAQLAEMKHRHLMLAMANRTRNSVHAAKRLIRTGQIGQIYGSELHLIADQTRLVSPAYHKTWFADRARAGGGHLIWLGIHWIDLIMFLTDSQIIETAGFTGIVGGQPLKAEDSAAMALRFDNGTFGTMTSGYYLDRGKQMSIRIWGSKGWLELSFDEGEGLKWYSTAEPSPSIKKYDGAADDGTYTPFIQACVRASIDEAAPPPITPTQSLNVLKTIFACYRAAESGRSQSVFA; encoded by the coding sequence ATGCCAGAATTCACCGTCGCCGTACTGACAAATCAAGGTGGAGCGCATTTAGACGGCTACTTCACGGGTCTTGCACAGACCGAACAAGCAACGCGAGTTGTGGTGGCTGACCCCAGTGGCGCGAGCGAATCGCTCGCCAAGAAACTGCTTGGCTCCAAACTGCATCGTTTCGAGCGTGACTTTCAAAAATGCCTGGCCGAACACAAACCGGGCCTGGCAGTCGTCACACTCGAAGCCGTCCAGGGCCCCCCTGCTATTCAAGCGGCACTCGACGCGAATTGTCATGTTCTGGCCGAGAAACCTGCGTGTGTCACCGCCGCCGATTTCGAACCGCTGGCGCAATTGGCCGAAATGAAACATCGCCACTTGATGCTCGCGATGGCCAATCGAACACGCAATAGCGTGCATGCCGCGAAACGTTTGATCCGAACCGGACAAATCGGACAGATCTATGGAAGCGAACTGCATCTGATCGCCGATCAGACCCGCCTGGTCAGCCCCGCCTATCACAAAACCTGGTTCGCGGATCGCGCCCGCGCGGGTGGTGGCCACCTTATTTGGCTGGGAATCCATTGGATCGACTTGATCATGTTTCTGACCGACTCGCAAATCATTGAAACGGCCGGATTCACCGGCATCGTCGGTGGACAACCGTTGAAAGCCGAGGATTCCGCTGCGATGGCACTTCGATTTGACAATGGAACATTCGGAACGATGACCAGTGGCTACTACCTGGACCGTGGAAAACAGATGAGCATCAGAATTTGGGGCTCAAAAGGCTGGCTGGAACTGTCATTCGACGAGGGCGAAGGGCTGAAGTGGTACAGCACGGCCGAACCATCGCCGTCCATCAAGAAGTACGATGGGGCCGCGGACGACGGAACGTACACACCCTTCATCCAGGCATGCGTCCGCGCCAGCATTGACGAAGCGGCCCCACCCCCGATCACTCCCACGCAGAGCTTGAACGTCCTGAAGACAATCTTCGCCTGCTATCGCGCGGCCGAGTCGGGACGATCACAATCGGTTTTCGCATGA
- a CDS encoding CehA/McbA family metallohydrolase — protein MRSRLAFAGTVLLLGVVVGLSRARQQTGDQVKPVEVAILAESNWDQFVPGGKEVDAIYGDIVLRNGHLTAVIAQPLATRHANMTVRNIAGALIDLTVRNMPGDQLAAYYPGKTDFAYRTVSANDAAGREIPLSAPISTLSPVGVSVRADSTDERPEAIVRYLLNPSDRFVSVTTTFTNRGQQSQTVSLEDNFRIDGGKEDQTRTPNGTVDHFWLEDRFWGQAYGLDADGYKLQLTSDQRVTAVKYAGADGMSTVTLAPGQSFQFTRRIYPGANLADVHAIALSLSPENASTIQLAVKNQQGHAISRAQVEFKRDGATYATARTDGNGMLTVVLPKDILTGDVFAFGRQIGTSLPVVTSNSQPTVLNVDLDPGLVQATITDDQNQPIACKVEFTPLDDGAKLDFGPETGEFALRNLVYTASGKFQQPIPPGKYHVTISHGPEYDALTSDLTIPPGATAPLVAKLIRTVQTPGWVSGDFHSHSSPSGDNTSSQLGRVLNLVAEHIEFAPCTEHNRVTTYEPHLEKLGIASRMATVSGIELTGIPLPLNHQNAFPMRMTPRVQDGGGPVAGPDLETQIERLGLHDNRSEKLIQVNHPDIGWMFYDKDGDGQPDSGFERAFPFMDVIEVHPIDRVLNLTPSWEVDGKRFHNTIFNWLQLLNQGFRIYGVVNTDAHYNFHGSGWIRNWIQSSTDDPAKIDPMELARATKQGRLIMSNGPYLEVTAVESGKSDRFVAGQDMKAMSGKVTLKVRVQCPNWLDVNRVFVLINGRTHSTHDYSREKTPDAFRSGVVKFDRTLEIELKEDAHIIVATGNSGGKLGTIYGTMSAKTQPAAMTNPIFVDINGDGFQPNKDTLGHPLPVKNAPGR, from the coding sequence ATGAGATCGCGACTCGCATTCGCTGGAACAGTTCTGCTACTCGGTGTGGTTGTCGGATTGAGCAGGGCGCGCCAACAGACTGGCGACCAGGTCAAGCCGGTGGAAGTCGCCATCCTTGCCGAATCGAATTGGGATCAATTTGTTCCCGGCGGAAAAGAAGTCGATGCCATCTATGGTGATATCGTCCTGAGAAACGGTCATTTGACCGCCGTCATTGCGCAGCCATTGGCCACACGCCATGCGAACATGACCGTCAGAAATATCGCCGGTGCCCTGATTGATCTCACTGTGCGAAACATGCCGGGTGATCAACTCGCCGCCTATTATCCGGGCAAGACAGACTTTGCCTATCGCACCGTCTCTGCCAACGACGCTGCGGGACGTGAAATCCCCCTCTCGGCCCCCATTTCGACCTTGTCACCGGTGGGCGTCTCAGTGCGGGCCGACAGTACTGATGAACGGCCAGAAGCGATCGTCCGCTATCTGCTGAACCCATCCGATCGATTTGTCTCGGTGACGACCACTTTCACCAATCGCGGCCAGCAATCACAAACAGTTTCCCTGGAAGACAATTTTCGTATCGACGGTGGGAAAGAAGACCAGACTCGTACCCCGAACGGAACCGTCGACCACTTCTGGCTTGAAGATCGGTTTTGGGGTCAGGCGTATGGATTGGATGCAGACGGCTACAAGCTGCAGTTGACTAGCGATCAACGCGTCACGGCGGTCAAGTACGCGGGGGCCGACGGAATGTCGACGGTGACGCTGGCGCCGGGACAATCATTTCAGTTCACGCGCCGAATCTACCCCGGCGCAAACCTTGCCGATGTCCACGCGATCGCGTTGAGTTTGTCACCAGAGAACGCTTCCACCATTCAGCTCGCCGTGAAGAACCAGCAAGGCCATGCGATTTCTCGCGCGCAAGTGGAATTTAAGCGTGACGGAGCAACATACGCCACGGCCCGCACCGATGGAAATGGCATGCTCACGGTTGTACTGCCGAAGGACATTCTGACGGGCGACGTCTTTGCCTTTGGTCGCCAGATTGGAACGAGCCTGCCCGTTGTGACTTCAAATTCACAACCAACCGTGCTGAATGTCGACCTCGATCCTGGACTCGTTCAGGCCACCATCACCGACGATCAGAATCAACCAATCGCGTGTAAGGTTGAGTTCACTCCCCTGGACGACGGAGCCAAACTGGATTTCGGCCCCGAAACGGGCGAATTCGCATTGCGAAACCTCGTTTACACAGCCAGCGGTAAATTTCAACAGCCAATCCCGCCCGGGAAGTATCACGTCACGATCAGCCACGGCCCCGAGTATGATGCCCTCACAAGCGACTTGACGATTCCTCCGGGTGCGACCGCGCCTCTCGTCGCGAAGCTGATTCGAACCGTTCAAACCCCCGGCTGGGTCAGCGGCGACTTTCATAGCCACAGCAGCCCGTCGGGCGACAACACATCAAGCCAGTTGGGCCGCGTTCTGAACCTTGTCGCGGAACACATTGAGTTCGCTCCCTGTACCGAACATAACCGCGTGACGACGTATGAACCGCATCTCGAAAAGCTGGGAATCGCCTCGCGAATGGCAACGGTTTCGGGCATCGAACTCACCGGCATTCCGCTGCCCCTCAACCATCAGAACGCCTTTCCCATGCGAATGACTCCGCGAGTGCAGGATGGCGGCGGCCCAGTGGCCGGCCCCGACCTGGAAACGCAAATCGAACGATTGGGCCTACATGACAATCGCAGCGAGAAACTCATCCAGGTCAATCATCCCGATATCGGATGGATGTTCTACGACAAGGATGGCGACGGACAACCCGACAGCGGATTTGAACGTGCATTTCCCTTCATGGACGTGATCGAAGTCCATCCGATCGACCGAGTGCTGAATCTGACGCCATCGTGGGAAGTCGACGGGAAGCGGTTTCACAATACAATCTTCAACTGGTTGCAATTGCTCAACCAGGGATTCCGAATTTACGGTGTCGTAAATACGGATGCGCATTACAACTTCCACGGCTCGGGCTGGATCAGAAACTGGATTCAATCGTCCACGGACGACCCGGCGAAGATCGATCCGATGGAACTGGCCCGAGCGACAAAACAGGGCCGACTGATCATGTCGAATGGCCCGTATCTGGAAGTGACCGCGGTGGAAAGCGGAAAATCCGATCGATTTGTGGCCGGACAAGACATGAAGGCCATGAGCGGAAAGGTGACGTTGAAGGTACGGGTGCAGTGCCCCAACTGGCTGGACGTGAATCGCGTCTTCGTATTGATCAATGGACGCACGCACTCCACACATGACTACTCGCGCGAGAAGACTCCCGACGCATTTCGTAGTGGTGTCGTCAAGTTCGACCGCACGCTGGAGATCGAGCTCAAGGAAGATGCCCACATCATCGTCGCCACCGGAAACAGCGGCGGAAAACTGGGAACGATCTACGGCACGATGAGCGCAAAAACTCAGCCGGCGGCGATGACGAATCCGATCTTCGTCGACATCAATGGCGATGGCTTTCAGCCAAACAAAGATACGCTCGGTCATCCCCTGCCTGTCAAGAACGCTCCGGGCCGATGA